The nucleotide window GCGTCGTGGCCGGCGTGATCGACCTCAACGCCACCAACCACTACACCCACGCCGGGGAGTGGTCACGCCCATCGTCATCGGCCCGGCCAGCACCAGCGCCGACCTCGCCACCGTGCTGCTGCACGCGGTCTCCGACACCATCGGCGTCGAATCGGTCAGTATCCGCCACGACCCGGCCGGCCGCGGCGAGATCGACGCCCCGCTGGCGATCAGCGTGCTCGGCGGCCAGTACCTGGTGGCCCGCCGCGACGTCATGGACGTGCCGTTCACCCGCGACGACCGCCGCGCCCTCGAGGCCCTCGCGCACACCGCCGACGTGGTCTTCACCGCCAGGGAGAGCATCGGCGGGCTCACCATCCGCGCCAACACCGACCCGCTCACCGGCCTGCCCAACTACGGCGCCTTCCAGGATGCCCTGGCCAACATCAACGACCACCGCGACTACTCCGAGGCCCTCGCGGTGCTCTTCATCGACCTCGACGACTTCAAACGGATGAACGACCGTTACGGCCACCAGGCCGGCGACGAGATCCTCAGCGAACTCGGTCGCCGCCTCAGCGCCGTGGTGCGCCCCTACGACGTCGTCGCCCGGGTCGGCGGCGACGAGTTCGTCGTCATCCTCACCCGGCTGTCCTCCCTCGCCGAGGCCAAGCTGCTCGCCGAACGCATCATGGAGGCCTCCGGCGAACCGCTCCCGGTGAGCGGCTCCGTGATCAACCCGATCCTCAGCATCGGCCTGGCCTACTCCGCGCACCGCGAGACGGATGTCAACCAGCTGCTCCGCGACGCCGACCGCAGCATGCTCGCCATCAAGAAGTCCCGCCGCCGGGGCGGCCCGGCCAATGAGAGCAGCATCAACATCTCCGGGCACCGTTCCTCGCAGATGAACGACATCGTGGCCCGCGCCATCGACGAGGACCTGCTCGAACTCGCGTTCCAGCCCATCGTCAGCTTGGTCACCGGTCAGATCTGGGCGTTCGAGGCCCTGGTGCGCTACACCGACCCGGAGCTCGGGCCGCTGTCGCCGCCGTCGCTCGTGGAGAAGGCCAAGAGCCTGGGCCGGCTCGACGCGCTCACCCGCCAGGTGGCGCTCAAGGCCATGGCCGCCGCCGCGGACTTCCGTCTGATCGAACCGCGCATCGTCTGCATGACCATCAACGTCGAAGCCGGCCAGATCCTGCCGCAGCGCGTCGGGTCCTTCGTGGAAGAGCTCGCCGAACGCTACCCCGGCATCTCCCTCTGCCTCGAACTCAACGAGCGGTCCGTCGCCCGGGTGTCCACTGCCGTGCGCGCGCAGGCCGACCACCTCCGCGACATCGGCATCATGATCGCCCTCGACGACTACGGCTCCCAGGACTCCTCCGTCGACGCGTTGGTGCGGATGCCGATGGACATCCTCAAGATCGACAAGAGCCTCGTCGACGACCTCGACGACGTGCGCCAGCGCGAGGTGCTCACGGCGCTGCAGGGTTTCGGTGACAACCTCGAGTACTCGATGATCGTCGAAGGCGTCGAGAACGAGGCGATGGCCGACCACCTCACCTCGCTCGGCATCCGCAGCGCCCAGGGCTTCCACTACGGGGTGCCGCGCAGCTTCGAGAAGACCCTGGCCCGCCTGGAGGAATTCGGCGCAGACGCCGTGCTGCCCGTGCGCGCCGCGTCTGAGCTGCCGCTCTAGAACGCTAGGGTCGCACTATGGTCGAGCACACTTCGAGGATGCCCCGTGCGGGCGTGCGTGAGCGCGTCGAGCGCAGCGTTTTCCTCTCCCAGCTGCTGCTCGCCGCTGCCGTGCTGCTCCTTGTGGGCGTCTCCGTGCTCACCCGGCCGGTCATGTTCGCCGACCCGCTGTACTTCCTCGGCGTGATGATCATCTTCGCCGCCACCGGCATGGCCGCCGCGGTGCCGTGGCGCCGGTTCCCCAAGATCTACATCGTCGTGCTGCCGCTGCTGGACATCCTGGGCCTCACGGTGGCCCGCATCGCCGAACCCAATCTCGGTGTGAGCTTCCTGCTCGTGTTCCCGGTGATCTGGATGTCCACCCACTTCGGCCAGGCCGGCGCCACCGGCAGCGTCGTCTTCTCCGCCCTGCTGCTCTGGGCCGGCCTGCCGATGCGGTTCCTCACCGACCCGCTCAACGCCAGCGGGTACGCCACCACCCAGGCGCCGCTGCTGGCCGTGGTGACGATCATGCTCGCCTTCGTCGCCTCCGTCACCTACACCTCCACCCGCCGCGGCCAGGCCCAGCGGGTGCTGCTCACCCAGCAGGCCGGTCTGTTCGAGACCGCGCTGCAGCGCTCGCGCCGCCAGGAGCAGACCCTCGACGAGATCTTCAATGCCGTGGACTTCGGTGTGGTCGGTTACGACCGCGACGCCAGGGTCAACTTCATGAACCGGGCCCAGCGGATGCTGCTCAGCCGCTACGGCGTGAGCGACGGTATCGGCCTGGCCGAGATCGTCTTCAAGGAAGACGGCGTCACCCCCTACCCGGAGCACGAGCGGCCCACCCATCGCGCCATGCGCGGGGAGACCGTGGACAGGGTCACCGTGTGGCTGGGCTCGCCCGACCAGCAGCAGTCCGCCATCCTCATCTCGGCCCGGCCCATCAACGACCCCAGCGGCCGCTTCGACGGCGGCGTCCTGGTCAGCCGTGACGTCACCGCCGAGGTGCGGGCGGTCAAGGCCAGGGACGACCTCGTCGCCTCCGTCTCGCACGAGCTGCGCACCCCGCTCACCTCGATTCTCGGCTACCTCGAGCTGGCCCTCGACGATGAGCGGGTCGACCCCGACACCCGGCGGATGCTCGAGATCGCGTCGAAGAACGCCGACCGGCTGCTCGAGATCGTGTCGGGCCTGCTCACCGCGGCGAGCGCATCCAACGAAGGCTTGGCGCTCAACCTGGAACCCTGCGACATCGCCGCCATCCTCACCGAGGCGGTGGAGTCCGCGGTGCCGCTGGCCTCGCAGCGCAGCATCCGCTTGGAACTGGGCCACCTGCCCGAGCTCAGCGTCGTCGCCGACGCGTTCCGGCTGCGCCAGGTGATCGACAACGTGCTCTCCAATGCGATCAAGTACAACGTGGACTCCGGCACGGTGAGCGTGAGCATGCGGGAGGTCGCCTTCGGCCTCGAGGTGCGGGTCACCGACACAGGCCGGGGCATGAGCGAAGACGAACAGGGCAACCTCTTCGACAGGTTCTACCGCGCCGACTCGGTGCGCGGCTCCAGCGTGCACGGCACTGGACTGGGCTTGAACATCAGCCGCGAGATCATGCGTGAGCACGGCGGAGACCTGCGGTTGGAATCCGTCAAGGGCAAGGGGACGACGGCGATCGCCACGCTCCCGGTGAACAGAGGTTGAGCGTGGTCTGCCACGCCCGACAGGGGGAAAAATGCTGTTAGACGGACCGACCCTGCAAATGCTGAGCGGCCTGATCGTCATCCTGTGCGGGGTGTCATTCATCTTCAACACGGCGCTCAACCGCAACGACCCGCCCGGCCGGCTGTGGAGCCTGGCGTTCGTGGCGGGCATGATGGTGGCCGTCGGCTACGGCGTCTACATCGTCAGCGCGGATGCGTGGTGGTCGATCACCGTCGCCAACACCAGCTTGGTCATCGCCGTCGGCGCGCTCTGGAGCGGCTCCCGGGTGTACAACCTCCGCAGCTCCGGCTTCCTCGTAGTTGGCAGCCTCTCGGCGGTCGTGGGTGTCATCACCCTCGCGGCCGGCCCGGACGGCGGCGAATGGGCCGGAGCCGGCCCCCTCTGGCTGGTGGTGGCCGCGATGGGCGCCCTCGGCGGCTACGAGGCCCTCCGCGGCCGGTTGCGCCGCAACGTGAACGGACGCATCCTCTCGATCGTGCTCTTCGTCGTGGCCGTGTTCTACGCGGCCCGGGCGGTCGAGTTCTTCGTCGCCGGCGTCGACAGCCCCACCTTCCTCGCCTACTTCGACTCCGGCACTACCTCCATCCTCAACATGGCGCTCATCGTCACGGCGTGCATCGCCGTGTCGATCCTGCGTGCAGAGGGTGTCGGCAGCAGCGCCGTCGGCGACATCACGGTGGGCATCCACTCCGCAGCCGGCGTGCTCTCGGCCACGTCGTTCCGGCAGGCCGCCGCCGACCACCTGGAGCGGGGCAAACGCTCCCAGCTCGGCCTGGCCCTGATCGGCGCCGACATCGACAACCTGCCCGAGATCAACACGGCGTTCGGCCGGTCCGCCGGCGACGAGGCCATCGCCCGCTTCGCCGACACGCTGCGCAGCAGTGCGCCGCTGCTCGCGCAGATCGGGCACCCGGCCGCCGGCCGGTTCTTCGTGCTCGCCGCGGTCGGCTCCGCCTCCGAGGCTCGCACGATCACCGAGCGCATCCAGAACGCCCTCGTGGACGGCCCGCTGGGGGAGTCGTACCAGATCCGCCTCACGGCGAGTTTCGGCATCGCGGACACCTTCGACCACGGCTACGACCTCGCCGAGCTCACCGAGGCGACGACCCTGGCGATCGGCATCGTCAAGCAGCGCGGCGGCAACGACAT belongs to Cryobacterium sp. SO2 and includes:
- a CDS encoding PAS domain-containing sensor histidine kinase, producing MVEHTSRMPRAGVRERVERSVFLSQLLLAAAVLLLVGVSVLTRPVMFADPLYFLGVMIIFAATGMAAAVPWRRFPKIYIVVLPLLDILGLTVARIAEPNLGVSFLLVFPVIWMSTHFGQAGATGSVVFSALLLWAGLPMRFLTDPLNASGYATTQAPLLAVVTIMLAFVASVTYTSTRRGQAQRVLLTQQAGLFETALQRSRRQEQTLDEIFNAVDFGVVGYDRDARVNFMNRAQRMLLSRYGVSDGIGLAEIVFKEDGVTPYPEHERPTHRAMRGETVDRVTVWLGSPDQQQSAILISARPINDPSGRFDGGVLVSRDVTAEVRAVKARDDLVASVSHELRTPLTSILGYLELALDDERVDPDTRRMLEIASKNADRLLEIVSGLLTAASASNEGLALNLEPCDIAAILTEAVESAVPLASQRSIRLELGHLPELSVVADAFRLRQVIDNVLSNAIKYNVDSGTVSVSMREVAFGLEVRVTDTGRGMSEDEQGNLFDRFYRADSVRGSSVHGTGLGLNISREIMREHGGDLRLESVKGKGTTAIATLPVNRG
- a CDS encoding EAL domain-containing protein gives rise to the protein MANINDHRDYSEALAVLFIDLDDFKRMNDRYGHQAGDEILSELGRRLSAVVRPYDVVARVGGDEFVVILTRLSSLAEAKLLAERIMEASGEPLPVSGSVINPILSIGLAYSAHRETDVNQLLRDADRSMLAIKKSRRRGGPANESSINISGHRSSQMNDIVARAIDEDLLELAFQPIVSLVTGQIWAFEALVRYTDPELGPLSPPSLVEKAKSLGRLDALTRQVALKAMAAAADFRLIEPRIVCMTINVEAGQILPQRVGSFVEELAERYPGISLCLELNERSVARVSTAVRAQADHLRDIGIMIALDDYGSQDSSVDALVRMPMDILKIDKSLVDDLDDVRQREVLTALQGFGDNLEYSMIVEGVENEAMADHLTSLGIRSAQGFHYGVPRSFEKTLARLEEFGADAVLPVRAASELPL
- a CDS encoding GGDEF domain-containing protein, with product MLLDGPTLQMLSGLIVILCGVSFIFNTALNRNDPPGRLWSLAFVAGMMVAVGYGVYIVSADAWWSITVANTSLVIAVGALWSGSRVYNLRSSGFLVVGSLSAVVGVITLAAGPDGGEWAGAGPLWLVVAAMGALGGYEALRGRLRRNVNGRILSIVLFVVAVFYAARAVEFFVAGVDSPTFLAYFDSGTTSILNMALIVTACIAVSILRAEGVGSSAVGDITVGIHSAAGVLSATSFRQAAADHLERGKRSQLGLALIGADIDNLPEINTAFGRSAGDEAIARFADTLRSSAPLLAQIGHPAAGRFFVLAAVGSASEARTITERIQNALVDGPLGESYQIRLTASFGIADTFDHGYDLAELTEATTLAIGIVKQRGGNDIAVVTEAANPV